A window of Cellulomonas wangleii genomic DNA:
GGTGTCCCGCAACGTGCAGGCCGTCGCCGCCGGTGCGGAGCAGATGGGGGCCTCCATCCGGGAGATCGCGCAGAACGCGTCCGAGGCGGCCAAGGTCGCCCAGGCGGCCACCGGTGCGGCGGCCACGGCGAACGACACGGTCTCCCGGCTCGGGTCGTCCAGCGCCCAGATCGGCAACGTCGTCAAGCTCATCACGCAGATCGCGGAGCAGACCAACCTGCTGGCCCTCAACGCGACCATCGAGGCCGCCCGCGCCGGTGAGGCCGGCAAGGGCTTCGCGGTGGTCGCGTCCGAGGTCAAGGAGCTGGCCCAGGAGACGGCACGGGCGACCGAGGACATCGCGCGGCGCGTCGAGGCGATCCAGGCGGACACCACCGGCGCCGTCCAGTCCATCGGGCAGATCGGCTCGATCATCGCCAGCATCAACGACTACCAGCTGACCATCGCGTCCGCGGTGGAGGAGCAGACGGCGACGACGAACGAGATGTCGCGCGGCGTCTCGGAGGCGGCCACCGGGTCCGGCGAGATCGCGTCCGGCATCACCGGTGTCGCCACGGCGTCGCAGACCGCCTCGCAGGTGCTCGCGCAGATGGGCGCCTCGGTCAACGAGCTGGCCCGGCTGTCCGAGGACCTGCGCGGCCGCATGGCGGCGTTCACGTACTGACGCGCCCGTGCCCAGCCCTGTGCCCGCCCCGACGACCCGCCCGGAGGACCCGTGACCCGCACCCGCGTGCTGGTGGTGGACGACTCCGTCGTCGTGCGCCGCCTCGTGACGGACGCCCTGTCGCGCGAGCCCGCCATCGAGGTCGTCGGCGTCGCCGCGGACGGGCGCATCGCCCAGGCCAAGGTCGCGCAGCTGGCGCCGGACGTCATCACGATGGACGTCGAGATGCCGCAGATGGACGGCATCGAGGCGGTCCGGGCGCTGCGTGCCGCCGGGCACCGGCAGCCGGTGATCATGTTCTCGACCGCCACCGAGCGCGGTGCGATCGCCACGCTCGACGCCCTCGCGGCGGGCGCCAGCGACTACGTCACCAAGCCGTCCAACCTCGGCAGCCTGCGCGAGTCGCTGGACCAGGTGGTGCGCGAGCTGGTCCCGCGGATCCTGGCGCTCGCCCCGCGCCCGGCCGGGGGTGCGGGCCTCGGGACCGGCGCACCGGTCACCACGCGCGGCGGGGCACCCGCCGTCCTGGCGCCGCCGCGCCCGCCGCACCGCGTCGAGGTGGTGGTCGTCGGGGCGTCCACCGGCGGGCCGGAGGCCCTGTCGCGCGTGCTGGCGGCGCTGCCGGTGCTGCCCGTGCCGGTCGCCGTCGTGCAGCACATGCCTCCCGTGTTCACGCGGCAGCTCGCCGCGCGCCTCGACCGGCTCGGCCCGCACCGGGTCGCGGAGGCCGCGCACGGTGTGACGCTGCTGCCGGGGCACGTCCACGTCGCGCCCGGCGACCACCACCTCGAGGTGCACCGGGCCGGCGGCGGGCTGGTCACGGCCCTGACCCAGGCGCCGCCGGTGAACTTCTGCCGGCCGGCGGTCGACGTGCTGCTGTCCTCCGCGGCGCAGGCCGCGGGGGCCGGTGTGCTCGCGGTCGTCCTGACCGGCATGGGTGCCGACGGCAGGACGGGCGCCGAGCGGGTCGTCACGGCGGGCGGCCGTGTGGTCGTGCAGGACGAGCGGACGAGCGTGGTCTGGGGCATGCCCGGTGCGGTGGCCGCGGCCGGCTGGGCGCACGGCGTCCTGCCCCTGGGGGAGATCGCCCAGCGGATCGCCGCGACGGTGGACGAGGGCCTGCGCGCACCGGCCGGCGAGGTCGCCTCGTGACCGTCACACCGCGCTCATTCGGGTTCGTGGCGGACCTGGTGCGTCGGCGCAGCGGGATCGCGCTCGAGCCGCACAAGCAGTACCTCGTCGAGAGCAGGCTGCTGCCGCTCGCCCGGGCCGCCGGCCACAGCGGCGTCGAGGCGTACGTCACCGCTCTGCGGCACCACCCCGACGAGCGGACGCACGACACCGTGGTCGAGGCGCTGACCACCCACGAGACGTCGTGGTTCCGTGACGTCGTCCCGTTCCGGGCGCTGCGGGAGCACGTCGTGCCGGCGTGGCGTGCCGACGCGCCTGCCGGCGCCCGGCTGCGCGTGTGGTCGGCCGCCTGCTCCACGGGTCAGGAGCCCTACTCGGTGGTCATGGCCGTCGCCGACCTGGAGCCGGGGGTCGACGTGCTGGCGACGGACCTGTCCGAGCCGGTCCTGGAGCGCGCCCGGCGCGGCCACTACACCCAGCTCGAGGTCGACCGCGGCCTGCCGGAGCCGATGCGCGCGCGCCACCTCACCCGCGCCGGCCGGGGCTGGCAGGTGAGCGAGGACCTGCGCCGACGGGTGACGTTCCGCCGGCACAACCTGCTCGACCTCGCCCCCGCGGGTCCGTTCGACGTGGTCCTGCTGCGCAACGTCCTCATCTACCTCGACGCCGAGGCCCGTCGTGGCGTGCTCGCGCGGGTGCACGGCGTCCTGCGGCGCGGTGGCTGGCTCGTCCTGGGCGCCGCCGAGACCACCGCCGGTGTGCACGGTGGGTTCGAGCCGGTCGTGCTCGGCGGTGCGCACCTGTACCGGGCGGCGGCCGTCGCCCCGGCCGTCACCGGAGGAGCAACCCTGCGATGAGAGCACTCGTGATCGACGACTCCCGGACGATGCGGCGCATCATCGTGCGCATCCTGCACGGCCTGGGCTTCGAGACCGTCGAGGCCGAGGACGGCCGTCAGGCGCTCGACCTGCTCGCCGAGGGACCGGTGCCGGACCTCGCGTGCGTCGACTGGAACATGCCGGTCATGGACGGTCTGACGTTCGTGGTGCACGCCCGGGCGGACCGGTCCCTGCGCGGGATGACGTTGATGATGGTGACCACCGAGAGCGAGCACGCGCAGATCGTGCGGGCGCTCGCGGCGGGCGCGCACGAGTACCTGGTCAAGCCGTTCGGCCCGGACGACCTGCGGGACAAGCTCGAGCTGCTCGGTCTCCTGCCGGTCGAGGCGACCTCGTGAGCGCGGCCGTCACCGGTGACGCCGTCGGGGCGATCGCCCGGGACCTGTTCGCGGTCATGGTCGACGGGGTCCCCGGCACGCTGCGCGCCTGGGACGCCCCGGCACCCGTGTGGGTGGAGCCCGTGGCCGCGTGGGTGGACCTGCACGGCGACTGGTCGGGGCGGGCGGTCGTCACCACCGAGCGGCGCACCGCCGACGGGGTCGCCCGCGCGCTGCTGGACCTGCCCGACGACGCGCCCGTCGGCGACGACGACCTGCGCGACGCGTTCGGCGAGGTCGCGAACGTCGTCGGGGGCAACGTGAAGTCGCTGCTGCCGACCACGGGGTCCATGGGGCTGCCGCAGGTGGGGGCGACGGAGCCCGCACCGGCGGGCTCCGTGGTCGTCGCGCACGTCCTGCTCGACTGGGGCGGTCGTGCGCTGGAGCTCACCGTGCGAGCGGCGTCGTGACGGCCGCGCGGCGGGTCGGGGGACGAGAACGAGGAGGAACGAGATGATCCGGGTCCTGGTGGCCGACGACAGCCGCGTGATGCGCCAGATCGTGATCCGCACGCTGCGGCAGGCGGGGTACGACTGGGAGGTGCGCGAGGCGGCCGACGGCGCCGAGGCGCTGGAGGCCGTCCGCGCCGACGAGCCCGACGTGATCCTCTCGGACTGGAACATGCCCGAGATGACCGGCCTCGACCTGCTGCGGCGCCTGCGGGCGGAGGGGTTCGACACACCGCTCGGCTTCGTCACGTCCGAGGGATCGCCGGAGATGCGGGCGCTCGCGGAGCGGGAGGGCGCCCTGTTCCTCATCGCCAAGCCCTTCACGCCCGAGGGCTTCCGCGCCGTCATCGACCCGGTGCTCGCGTGACGGGCCCGCAGACGCCCCTGCCTCCCGCCAAGGAGGTCCGCGACCTGCTGGCCGACCTGCTCGGGCGGGAGGTCGAGGTGCGCACGGGTGCCGCGATGGTCGACCCCACGCAGGACGGGGGCGCGCTGGTCGGGGTGTACGTGGACCGGCTGCTGTCCCTGCGGGCGCTGTGCCTGATGGACCTGCCCGCGGCGGCGTACGTGGGGGCGGCGATCGGTCTGGTGCCGGCGCGCGTCGCGCAGGAGAGCGTGGAGTGCGAGCTGCTCGGTCCGGGGCTCGAGGAGAACGCCCGCGAGGTGCTCAACGTCCTGGCCTCGCTCCTCAACGCCGAGGGCGCGCCGCACGTGCGGCTGGACGCGGTCCACGCCCCGCGCGAGGCGCTGCCGCACGACGTCGCGCCGTGGGTGCGGGCGTACGTGCGGCGAACGGACCTGGAGATCGACGTCGTCGGGTACGGGCGGGGTGGGTTCTCCCTGCTCGTGCTGTGACCTGGTCCCGGCGCCGCCGCGGCGACGCCGGGGGCGGTCTCAGCGCGGCGTCTGCCGGTAGGACGACAGGAAGTTGCCCATGCGCTCGACCGCCTCGGCCAGCACCCGCGCCTCCGGGAGCGTGACGATGCGCAGGTGGTCGGGGGTGGGCCAGTTGAACCCGGTGCCCTGCACCAGCAGGATCTGCTCGCTGACCAGCAGGTCGTAGACCAGCTGGGCGTCGTCGACGATCCCGAACACCTCGGGGTCGAGGCGCGGGAACAGGTACAGGGCGCCGTCGGGCTTGGTGCACGAGACGCCGGGGATGGCGTTGAGCCCTTCCCACGCGACCTGCCGCTGCTCGTGCAGGCGTCCGCCGGGCGCGATGAGCGCGTCGATGGACTGCACGCCGCCGAGCGCCGCCTGGATCGCGTGCTGCGCGGGCACGTTGGGGCAGAGCCGGGTCGACGCGAGCAGCGTCATGCCCTCGAGGAACCCCCGGGCGTGCGCCTGCGGCCCGGTGACGACGACCCAGCCGGCGCGGTAGCCCGCGACCCGGTACGTCTTCGACAGCCCGTTGAACGTCAGGCACAGCAGGTCCGGGGCGACGCTCGCCATGGGGATGTGCTGCGCACCGTCGTAGAGGATCCGGTCGTAGATCTCGTCGGCGAGGACCAGCAGGCTGTGCTCGCGGGCGATGTCCGCGATCTGCTCCAGCACCTCGCGCCGGTACACGGCACCCGTCGGGTTGTTTGGGTTGATGACGACGATCGCCTTGGTCCGCGGCGTGATCTGCTCGCGGATGTGCTCGACGTCCGGCTCCCAGCCGTTGGACTCGTCGCAGCGGTAGTGCACCGGCTGACCGTCGGACAGGCTCGTCATCGCCGTCCACAGCGGGTAGTCGGGGGACGGGATGAGCACCTCGTCGCCCTCGTCGAGCAGCGCCTGCAGCGTCATGGTGATGAGCTCGGAGACGCCGTTGCCGAGGTACACGTCGTCGACGTCGAACGTCGGGAAGTCCTCGACGGTCTCGTAGCGCGTCACGATCGCGCGACGCGCCGGCAGGATGCCGCGGGACTCGGTGTACCCGTGCGCGTACGGCACGGCCGCGATGACGTCGGCGACGATCTGGTGCGGCGCGTCGAACCCGAACGCCGCGGGGTTGCCGGTGTTGAGCTTGAGGACGCGGCGGCCCTCGGCCTCCATGCGTGCTGCCTCGTCCAGTGCCTTGCCGCGGATCTCGTAGAGGACACCCTTGAGCTTGGCGGACTGGTCGAGGGGGCGCAGCGTCATGCCCTGCAGCGTAACCCCGGCCGCTGGGTGACCGGAGCGGCCACCTGGGGGGAGGTGGCCTGGTCGTGCCGGCCGCCGGCCGTGGGCCGCGCGGGCCGTTCACCCGCGCGGGCCGTTCACCCGCGGCGGTGCGCCACCTCGTGCCGGTCCGGCTCCGACGGCCGGGTGCGTCCCGGCGTC
This region includes:
- a CDS encoding response regulator, whose product is MRALVIDDSRTMRRIIVRILHGLGFETVEAEDGRQALDLLAEGPVPDLACVDWNMPVMDGLTFVVHARADRSLRGMTLMMVTTESEHAQIVRALAAGAHEYLVKPFGPDDLRDKLELLGLLPVEATS
- a CDS encoding response regulator, whose product is MIRVLVADDSRVMRQIVIRTLRQAGYDWEVREAADGAEALEAVRADEPDVILSDWNMPEMTGLDLLRRLRAEGFDTPLGFVTSEGSPEMRALAEREGALFLIAKPFTPEGFRAVIDPVLA
- the cheB gene encoding chemotaxis-specific protein-glutamate methyltransferase CheB, yielding MTRTRVLVVDDSVVVRRLVTDALSREPAIEVVGVAADGRIAQAKVAQLAPDVITMDVEMPQMDGIEAVRALRAAGHRQPVIMFSTATERGAIATLDALAAGASDYVTKPSNLGSLRESLDQVVRELVPRILALAPRPAGGAGLGTGAPVTTRGGAPAVLAPPRPPHRVEVVVVGASTGGPEALSRVLAALPVLPVPVAVVQHMPPVFTRQLAARLDRLGPHRVAEAAHGVTLLPGHVHVAPGDHHLEVHRAGGGLVTALTQAPPVNFCRPAVDVLLSSAAQAAGAGVLAVVLTGMGADGRTGAERVVTAGGRVVVQDERTSVVWGMPGAVAAAGWAHGVLPLGEIAQRIAATVDEGLRAPAGEVAS
- a CDS encoding chemotaxis protein CheX, whose protein sequence is MSAAVTGDAVGAIARDLFAVMVDGVPGTLRAWDAPAPVWVEPVAAWVDLHGDWSGRAVVTTERRTADGVARALLDLPDDAPVGDDDLRDAFGEVANVVGGNVKSLLPTTGSMGLPQVGATEPAPAGSVVVAHVLLDWGGRALELTVRAAS
- a CDS encoding CheR family methyltransferase; protein product: MTVTPRSFGFVADLVRRRSGIALEPHKQYLVESRLLPLARAAGHSGVEAYVTALRHHPDERTHDTVVEALTTHETSWFRDVVPFRALREHVVPAWRADAPAGARLRVWSAACSTGQEPYSVVMAVADLEPGVDVLATDLSEPVLERARRGHYTQLEVDRGLPEPMRARHLTRAGRGWQVSEDLRRRVTFRRHNLLDLAPAGPFDVVLLRNVLIYLDAEARRGVLARVHGVLRRGGWLVLGAAETTAGVHGGFEPVVLGGAHLYRAAAVAPAVTGGATLR
- a CDS encoding pyridoxal phosphate-dependent aminotransferase, translated to MTLRPLDQSAKLKGVLYEIRGKALDEAARMEAEGRRVLKLNTGNPAAFGFDAPHQIVADVIAAVPYAHGYTESRGILPARRAIVTRYETVEDFPTFDVDDVYLGNGVSELITMTLQALLDEGDEVLIPSPDYPLWTAMTSLSDGQPVHYRCDESNGWEPDVEHIREQITPRTKAIVVINPNNPTGAVYRREVLEQIADIAREHSLLVLADEIYDRILYDGAQHIPMASVAPDLLCLTFNGLSKTYRVAGYRAGWVVVTGPQAHARGFLEGMTLLASTRLCPNVPAQHAIQAALGGVQSIDALIAPGGRLHEQRQVAWEGLNAIPGVSCTKPDGALYLFPRLDPEVFGIVDDAQLVYDLLVSEQILLVQGTGFNWPTPDHLRIVTLPEARVLAEAVERMGNFLSSYRQTPR